The nucleotide window GGAAACAGGAGTATCGGCGATAACAATAAAAAAAGGCAGCCGCAGCTGCCTTTTTTCGCGCACGAGGCGATTAGCCCTGCGAGACGGCGGTCTTGGAACCGACCTTGCCGAACTTCTGGCGGAACTTTTCCACGCGACCGGCGGTGTCGACGATCTTGTGCTGGCCCGTGAAGAACGGGTGCGATTCCGACGAGACTTCGATCTTGACCAGCGGGTATTCCTTGCCGTCGAGGGTGATCTTGTCGCGGGTCTGGATCGTGGAACGGGTCACGAACTTGAAGTCGCAGGACAGGTCGTGGAAGACGACTTCGCGGTAATCCGGATGGGTATCTT belongs to Pseudoduganella albidiflava and includes:
- a CDS encoding type B 50S ribosomal protein L31, giving the protein MKQDTHPDYREVVFHDLSCDFKFVTRSTIQTRDKITLDGKEYPLVKIEVSSESHPFFTGQHKIVDTAGRVEKFRQKFGKVGSKTAVSQG